The following DNA comes from Candidatus Neptunochlamydia vexilliferae.
TTCTTGAAATATTCCCCGAGCAGCTCCAAGGCATTACACTCGATCACTTCTACCAAGCGATCAACCAGGTCGAGCCCTCCCTTATCCGGGTCTTTGCCGACGAGGTAACCTACATCCTCCACATCATCCTCCGCTATGAAATCGAAAAAGAATTTATCGCCGGTACTCTCAATCTCGCTGACCTCCCCCATATCTGGAATGAGAAGATGGAAAACTCGCTCGGGGTCACCCCCGATACGGATATGAATGGATGTCTTCAAGATGTCCATTGGTCCTGTGGACTGATCGGCTATTTCCCCACTTACGCCCTTGGCAATATCTACGCCAGCCAATTCTTCGATACTTTCCAAAAAACCTTCCCCGACTGGGAAATGCGCACCACCAACGGAGACCTTGCCTTCATACGCCATTTCCTTTTAGAAAAGGTCCACCGCCACGGCAGAGAGTTTCCCGCTCTGACCCTCATCGAGAGGGCAACAGGCGCCCCCCTTTCTCCTCAGCCCTATATGGACTACCTGACAAAAAAATATAGCCAATAAAAAACCCCAGAAGAAATTCCTGGGGTCCATAAAAAAAAAGAGAGGTGATTGGTTCTTATCTCTTTGAGAACTGGAACTTTTTACGCGCTCCAGGTTGACCACACTTCTGTCGCTCACGCTTGCGGGGATCACGAGTCAGAAACCCTTCTCCCTTAAGAGAGCCACGCCGCTCTTCATCTTCTTGGACAAGAGCACGGGCAATACCCAAGCGAGCAGCAATCATTTGACCTTCGATTCCACCCCCTTTGGCGCGGATGATAATATCGTAATTTCCTTCAAGCTCTAGCTTCTTTAAAGGAGAAAGAATCGTTTCTCTTTGGAGTGGAGTGGTAAAATACTCTTCCAGTGTCCGTCCATTCACGTCGATATTTCCTTTCCCTTTGCGAAGTCTCACAGAAGCAATCGCTGTTTTGCGTCTTCCTACTCCAATCAATTCGTTGATCTTTTTCGTTGCCATAGTCTTTTTATACCTCTACAGATAGTGGCTTTTGCGCCTGTTGGTTGTGTGTATCGCCAGCAAAAATCCGAAGTCTTTTAAGCTGCGCTTTTCCTAATTTTGTTTTTGGCATCATCCCCTGAACAGCACGGCGGATGATATAGGTCGGTTTCCGCTGCATCATTGTCCGGTAAGGGATTTCTCTGAGTCCTCCCATATGTCCGGTGTAGTGACGGTACACTTTCTGTGCTTCCTTATTACCACTTACTGCAATCTGGTCAGCATTGATGATGATCACCCCATCCCCAGAATCTGCATTAGGGGTGAAGGTTGTCTTATGCTTCCCGCGGAGAATTTGGGCGACTTCTGAAGCAAATCGGCCAAGGGTTTTCCCTTTCGCATCGAGGGTAATCCACCCTCTTGCCGCCTGGGCTTCTTCTTTCGTCAATAGAATGGTGCTATTTTTTCGCGTTGCCATTTCAGCTGGTCCTTATCATTAATCTACATGACGCACCAGCATACAGAATTCTTTCTTTTTTGCCAACCCCCCAAAACAGAGGATCTCACCCCCCTCAAACAGCCTCTATTTTGTTTTTGTTAAATTAATTTTTATTATTTTATTTTAATGCAATAAACATATAATAATTAAAAAAAATAAACAAATATGCGTTAAATATGAATTTAAAATTGGAAGCTTTTTTTACAGATTGGGATTTCAACAGCCCT
Coding sequences within:
- the rplM gene encoding 50S ribosomal protein L13: MATRKNSTILLTKEEAQAARGWITLDAKGKTLGRFASEVAQILRGKHKTTFTPNADSGDGVIIINADQIAVSGNKEAQKVYRHYTGHMGGLREIPYRTMMQRKPTYIIRRAVQGMMPKTKLGKAQLKRLRIFAGDTHNQQAQKPLSVEV
- the rpsI gene encoding 30S ribosomal protein S9, with protein sequence MATKKINELIGVGRRKTAIASVRLRKGKGNIDVNGRTLEEYFTTPLQRETILSPLKKLELEGNYDIIIRAKGGGIEGQMIAARLGIARALVQEDEERRGSLKGEGFLTRDPRKRERQKCGQPGARKKFQFSKR